From the Mobula birostris isolate sMobBir1 chromosome 22, sMobBir1.hap1, whole genome shotgun sequence genome, the window gtgataacgctctgtgtaaatgtgcttatagtggggagggctttacccatcatGGACCTGTTGAACCTGCAGTTTGTTTCACATTTGAGTTTGGGACAAACTCCCCAATTGCTTGTACAATGATGCTCACCCCTTAACAACACCAGGACATGCAGTCTATAATTGTCCCATGTTATAGTCAACAGTCTTTAAAGAAACTTCTGTATACAGGGCATCTTTATTTGTTCTACCAAAACTTCTAGTCTCCAAGGAATTTCATCCATAAACTCTCTACCCTTGGGTCcagtcatttgttcattatgtgccatctcATATGACgcgggcgatcatggtctttctgtgaCCATGATTCTTTGCAAGTTTTTGCAGTGTCTGGACGCTGATCCCTACATGTTGGTCATTGGTCTACAGGTTAAGCTAACGTGCCGCCCCAATTATAGTTAATTTTTTTTGTCTTACACTGTCCTGCTGCTACCAAGCAACAAATATCATGATtttatgtcggtgatattaaacctgatttttgaTCCTGCTCTTGGTTCAAGTGTGTGACCCTGATTGTTGTTGAAGTTACCCTCCGGAGGGTTTCTCACCTCAGCCCAGCTGGGGTAGGAAAGGTCTGAGGGACTTCCGGAGGTGAACAGACTGAGACAGATCCAGCTTACAAGTCTTATGGTTTGGCGGTGTCTCTGCTGTCTTGCAGCCGGGATGTCAGAGAGGGAGCGGCTGGTGATGAAGAAGCTGAAGGAGGTCGTTGACAAGCAACGAGATGAGATTCGAGCCAAAGACCGAGAGCTGACACTGAAGAATGAAGATGTGGAGGCAGTAAGTTTCAGCACCACCAGTGTTCCCCGCGGACACCCCCCCGACTGATGCTGCCCATCTGACTCTCGACCACCTCTTGCTGCGTCTTCACACTGCACACTGCCAGGCTCCTCTAAGGCGCAGTGGGCGCTGGGGTGGCAAATCTCTGGGGGCGGCTGGTGGGACAGTAATCCCGAAGCCACAGTTTACAGCCTGGGGTGCCGGGGGTTTGTCCGACCCTGGCCACAGCAGGTCACTGTGGGCTAGGTGGAAGGGTGGGGACCCAGTGTGTCACCGATGTGTTGTGGAGTACAGGCGCTGGGGACCGGGAGAGGGTGCAGGTGGTTCTGGTTGTCCTGGGAAGGGGTGATACAGGCAGATCGCATGGTCCTGGGATGAGGCAGTATAGACGGAGGCTGGGCCGTACAGGCAATTCTGGTGGTCCCTGCGTGGGGTGGTACAGGCAGGTGGACTGGTGCAAAACAGGCGTTCTGGTGGTCCCAGGATTAGTACAGGCGTGACTGGGGCTGTGCAGGTGGTTCAAGTGGTTCccagaaggggtgggggagacagTGCCGGACCAGGTGACAATGTGGGTGGGGGGAGGCGGTGGGAGTACTGGTTCAGCTGCTGGGTGGGAGTTGTCTCCATTGGTAACCGAGTCCGGGATGGGGGGGGTACTCCACAGCGACCCTTTCCCGTCAATCacgtgtgtgtctatgtgtaccTGTGTTTGTGCTTAGAATCACAGTCATCATGTGGTTTGGGTCTGGGCCCTGGGAACCTCCCATTGAGCTGGGACAGCACAGGgatctctctcactgctccccttcccttcccttccctcccctccccactccgtCTCACAGTTGCAGCTGCAACAGAACCGCCTGATGCGGATTAACCACGAACTGCGGCACAAGATGTCGGTGATCGACGCGCAGGGCAAGGGGCTGATCGAGCAGAAGGTGGAGCTGGAGACTACGCTGCAGACCAAGGAGCAGGAGATGGGGAACATGCGTGTGGAGATCGGAAAGCTGAGGGAGAGGTGCCGGGGGCAGCCCACGCACAATGGAGAACAGGGAGGGCAGGTGAGGCTGCGGAGtcgagatccaacactgcccccaCCCCACCTGTCCAGCAGTCCGAGAGGAGAGGTGTGATCGGCAGGACAGCAGATGTGAAGCCCTGGAGTTGTTTGACTCATTGTCTGACTTAAGGTAGGAACGCAGGGTCTGGGGTCAGAAAGGTGAGTGCAGGCTCTGAGAACCGTGACTGGAGGTTAGCTTTATCTgaggatgtgctaggggcagctCTAAATGTCATCACATTTCCAGCACCGACATAACATGCCCTAAATGGATCCTGTTTTTCCCATGGGGTGCTCCCAGTGGCAACCCTACTACAGGATGACGGCGGACACAGTTCCTGATGTCTGGTGACTCTGCCCCATGGGTGCCAAACAGATGTGGGGATTTGGGAGACGTTGGCACCCAGTGGTGTGTCCTGTATTCCGTCATTCTGCTGTGACAGTGAACCAGCCACTTGGCCCGCAGGTTAGAAACTAATCCCTCTCATTACAAAGTGAGAAAATCCTGACAAGTTACTGTGTGGAAAGAGGAAATGAGCTGGGTTTAGATTGTGGGGAAGAGGGTGGAGAGAACATCCCTGGGGTGAGGCCCGGGTTGCTGTGGAAAGTAAGTTGTGTATGAAGTTACTGGACTGACAAGTTAGAGGGGACTGTCCAGAAGACTATTAAGGCATGCAGAACTGTGAAAAAAGTCTTGGACACATGTATTtcgctagagtgcctaagacttttgcatagttgagttgaggcctccgttggtcagggtcaactgAGGGTGTTGTGtcttagctgtctagatacgcaagcctgggcagtacagtatggagagcaagctgctgcccatgtaGCAGACTTCCCCTCTtaatgcatctgatgaacccaaagggacGGCAGAGACCAGCACAGTTTGAcaccaggagttgccagtcagcgttgagctgccttagggactccagcttcagcttctccctcaggCTTAGCTCCCGAAGcctcccccatgagtgggtgtagccacaaGGAGGTTTATGATCAGGGTTTTCCTTCTAGATCAGCTGCCAATCACAGCTGACGAGCCCATCTGTCcagagtgactggttttaaggtgccagaaaCCTGTCTTTGCCCCCCGCCCCTCCTGtcggtagaaacagttccgctgggtttagtagctaagccacgcgTGAAGTCTATGAGTCTTGGTTCTCAGAGGCCATTTGAGATGCACACTACTGGGAAcattttataggtagtgggagcttgtccccattactctACCCCGAGATATGACAACCTCAAggaacttttgcacagtactgtagcaattttatgaagtgcactgtactgctgccgcagaaggagaacaaatttcttgacatgaGTGGTGATAAACCTAAGATTCTGATCTGGATCCctgctgtggactgagagtaggaagggggcagggagaggggaatcatgtttgggtaaaggggaagggagaggagagggagtgggaagcacctgagggacattctgtgatgatcaaaaaaccaattgcttggaattaaatgaccttgcctggtgtctcagggctgggtgtgtctgtacccaccccTGCCACtccccctctgccacctgtcccacacctctcccttgctattcccaacattctttgctctcaccggatttacaaactcgttccctgccccatgttgacaaatacagtaccgtgTAAAGGTCTTTAGCACCCTAGCTATTTATATGTGcaaaagacttctgcacagtaccgAAGGAgctgaatcaggccattcggcctgttGAGTCTTTACAACccttccatcatagctgattattatccctctcaaacctattTTCCTGCTTCCACTGGATAATCTCCAATGCCATTCAGAGAGAGGTGACACACAAAGATCTGTGGGATCTGCCTCATTGGTCAGCTAGTGTCCCTGAAGACAGAGAACGTTACCAGTGGGCGACTGACAGTGGAAAGCTCTGGTTGTGATGGGGACAAAGAGCAAGTTTTCTGAAGTTGTCAAATTGTTAGAGTTGACATCACTTTGTTTTTTTAAACAAGTAGGAGGGGGCTGTTTGGCCTGTTGAATCACTGCTGGCCGTCAGAATTGCCTTCAGTCCCATTCCATGGGTaccatggtggtgtagtggttagcacaatgctattacagctcggagcgtggagtttggagttcaatcccagtgtcctcaataagcagtttgtacattgggatgcgagggtttcctccaggtgctctggtatcctcctacagtccaaagataaaccaaaggttaattggtcattgtaaattgtcctgtcattaggtTAGAGTTAAGTTGGTGGTGGTACAGCTCAAAGAGCAGGGAGGGCCCGTTTCACACTATGCATAAAATAAAtctgacccccccaccccccaccggtaACTTGCTCCCTCCCTGGTACACTCGTTCCTTTGCTGTTTTTCTACACCCACACTGGTATAATCTACATTGGGATACTCACACATGGttcagatgtgggaggaaactgggaaaCCCGCGTGATCACAGGGAGACCATGCAAACTCTACAGGGACAGCGCCCAGGGTCAGGACCATTGCAGCTTTGTGGATCCAGCAATGATTCTACCGTGTAATtctccacccccgccccccccaacacCTGCATCTGTCACAGTGCGTCCGAACACAAACCTGAGGAACGTCACCTCAGCAGCTCCCTGGGCTTCTGGATTTCATGTCAAACCTCTCAGACTCTGGGGACATCAGTTCTCCACCTGGACCCGAACTGGCCAATTCTGTGGTATGTCTCCTGCTGTGGGTTTTTTGTCTCCATTTGTCCAGCCTGACCATGTCTCACGGCCCTGCCCCTGACAACACATCATACAAAGAGGCACCATTACTCTAAATCTACCCTATTAACCcacatagaccataagatataggagcagattttggctgtttggcccatcgagtctgctccaccattttatcatggctgatccaagttttcactcagccccaatctcttgccatctccccatatcccttcatgccctgaccaatgaagaatctatcaacctctgccttaaaaaaacataaagacttggcctccacagctgctgtggcaaagaattccacagattcaccactctctggctaaagagattcctcctcatttccattctaaaagggcggccctctattctgaggctgtgtcctctgatcttagactctcccaccataggaaacatgctgtccacatccactctatcaaggcctttcaccattagataggtttcagtaaggtcacccctcattcttctgaattctagtgaatacaagcccaggtCCATCAAATGCTGTATATATGACAAGCCGCTTTATCGTGgattcattttcatgaacctcctttggaccctctccagtttcagcacatcctttctaagacaatggtccaaaaactgctcacagtactccaaatgaggcctcactaataccttataaagcctcaacattacatccttgcttttatattccaatcctcttgaaatgaatgctaacgctgcattgccttcctcaccacagcctcaacctgcaaattaatctttaggtaatcctgcacaaaaatccctttgcacctcagttttttgtattttctatttagaaaatagtcaaccctttcaattcttctaccaaagtgcatgaccatatacatcccaacactgttccatctgccatttctttgcccattctcttaatctgtctaaatccttctgtagcctctcttttcccactctttgcctccagccaatactttatccatgctagaatctttcctgtaatactataggctcgtggcttgttaagcagcctcatgtggcatcttgtcaaaggccttctgaaaatcaaccAATTCTTCTTTTACTATCCTGCttgttcaaagaattccaacagatttgtcaggcaagattttcccttgagaaaaccaagctgtctacaacttattttatcatgtgcctcctagTACTCCAAAACTACATCTTCAACAAtcgactccatcatcttcccatccactgaggtcagactaactggcctataatttcctttcttctgcctctatcTCTTCTGGaaaactggagtgacatttgcaattttccagtcttcctgaaccattccagaatctattgattcttgaaagatcattactaacgccttcacaatctcttcaaccacctctttcagaaccctggggtgcacaccatctggtccaggtgacttaactaccttcagacctttcagtttccgaaGAACCTTCTTTCCAGttataacttcacacacttcatgacccttgacacctggaatttccaccataccactggtgtgttccacagtgaagacatgcaagatacttattcaattcatccactatttccatgtcccccattactacctctccaacattgttttccagcagtatGATATCCACTCCCACCTTTCTTTTACACattatgtatttgaagaaacttttggtatcctctttaatattattggctagcttacttttgtattccatctttacccttATGACTTTTTTGTtccattctgttggtttttaaaagtttcccaatcctctaacttcccattaatttttgctctattatatgccctctctttggcttttttgTTGACTTTGACTTGTTAGCCATGgatgtgtcatctttcctttagaatactgaGATCCTGGGTGAGGAGGACATGCAGTCGGACAAGACGCCAACGGACCTGAATGACCCAAACCGCCCGCGTTTCACGCTGCAGGAACTGAGGGATGTTCTCCACGAACGCAACGAGCTAAAGGCCAAACTCTTCCTGCTGCAGGAGGAGATGGCATTCTACCGCAGGTCAGTGTGTCCGCGGCCCACAGGGAGAGGATGCGGTGCTGAGGAGATGTTATTCTACCGCAGGTCAGTGTGTTCGCGGCCCACGACCCACTGGGGGGACACAGTGCTGAGGAGAAGGTGTTCTACTGCAGCTCAACTTGTCCACAGCCCATGGGGGAGAACGTGGTACTGAGAAGATGGTTTCTACCTCGAGTTTGTATCTCCCCGGACTAAAGGGGTGGAACGGGGAAGAATGCAGTGCTGAGAAGATGGTATTCTACCACAGGTCTGTGTGTCCCTGGcccatggggtggggggggggcaggagggAGGGAGtcggtgcagaggagatggcaTTCTACCGCAAGTGAGTGCACCCACACCCTACTGGTTTGGTGACCCACAGTTTCTGTCTCTGCCACTCCTGCCCCGTTAATTCTCAGTTTTGTCATTGTAGTGAGGAACAGGAGGAAAACACGGGCTCCTCGAACTCTGCGCCTACGCCCTCACCTCCGCCTCAGCCCAGGGCAGCCACCCATCCGGAATCTGGCATCCGCAGGCTGTGAGTATTCCAGTGGGGCAGCGCTCCGTCAGCGGGGAATGCCGGGGTTTGTGGCCTGGTGTCTGTCGGGAACACGTGTGTCTGGTGGGTTGGAGCAGTTCCCCACTCTCACTCTGTAACAGACCTGTCGTCACTTTGTGTTTCACTCttcactgagctctctcagccgACAGCCGCTGCACACCTCGTCACTGgaataaatccccaccctctctggtTGTTCACATGGACAGGGCCCTCTGCGCCATGCCTCCCTCCTCAAGTGCCCCTCTTGTCCCTCCCAGGCCCACCCCTTTCCCCGCCCCTGCAGTTTTCCGCTCGCTCTGGCACTCTGTTGCTCTCTCTGTCCACAGTGGCACTGTGTGTGAGCCGGGAACCCTCCCGTACCATCTCATCTCAACCCCAACCGGAATCTCCACCGGCATCCTGTCCGGAAGTGGATCCCACTCGCTCGGCAACCTGCTGATGGTCAATGAGAACCGAGCCGTTGCTACGGCCACACGTGTttctgtgaccccccccccccccgccccaccaccaCATTAAAGCTCAGTGTTGTTGAGACGTGAGTTAGAAGCTGTGAATCTCCACACTGTCATCTCACCTTCCTGTTTGGATGCTGCATGTTATTTGACAGTAACACCACCTCCTACAGGATTGCTACTGCAGTGTTGCTCTGTTTCCTGCGGTGTTGCATGCATCCCTAAGGTCTCCCTGCAGGGTTGTAAGCACCACTGTAGTTGTGCATGTTTTTTCACAGTGTCGCTGAACATTTCATGTACTTGGGCAGTAAAGACATTCCCTCTACCTTGCGCAGATCGGACTCTGCCTGTTTCTCCTGTGCTTTCCATTGTTATACTAAAGCCTCCTAAATCTGTGCAGTGTGTCAAGTCATTTCTGATCTCACCAGTACTAGGAGTTCACCACTCTGTACCCAGTGCTACCTGACACAGGACACCTGTACTGAAACCAGGCAGTCCTGCCTGTGAATCATCATCTGTGTGGCGTTGGCGTGGCGCATCTGCACTGTGCGGCGCTGGCGTGCTCATCTGTTTCCAGCTGTTTATTGTGTGTCTGTTGCTCTCTGCCCAGGATCTTTACTGCCATCATGCCGATGGTGGCCGCTGGTTTGATTCCAGACGATCCCACATTGCAGCCACTCAGAAGACTTGTTCCCCTAGTATGAACATTTTTATCATCTTCCCTGTTTTAGCTTTTGCATGAATCTGATTTCAATATGATTGGCTTGAAGGGTTAACAAATCATCCAATCAGAATAATGCATGATTTTGCATAATCAGCTATTTAATAGTTTGACTTGTCCCTTTCTGTCTGTTAACCTTTGACCTGTGCTTTACCCCCGACCTCTGGCTTGTGTTTTAACCAATGACCACCTTCTGTGTTGTGACGCTGGAGTATGCCCGATTTGGTTAATTTGTTTGAAGAGCAGCTCAGTTGAACGGTACCCGTCGCCACTTGCTGACGTTAGTCCTGTGGTTAGACTGAGTGATGGGGTCTGTTTGTCCGGATGCTGGAGATGGAGTGAATCCAGgtgccccaccccccccccactgaaaccGTCACTAACTGTGACGCTGTTTTTCCTGACCTGTTGTTTCTCGTATGGGGAGTCAATCCAGACAGTTCATATTGCCATTAGTTGGGCGATGGGTGCACTCTGTGGTTTCTGTTGCTCAGTTTGGCAGAATGATGGTGCGGGGGGGTGGCACAGACTCTGTTAATGCCCGTTCACTgaaatgtcccccccccccccaaccaattCCTTGCTGAAGATGTTCTCGGGTCTCCAGGCCCTGAAGTTGTACATCTGACATCCCCTGAAATTCCTCTTCCATCCTAGATCCCATCACTTCAGACTTCTCAAGATGGCTGTtgtatatcacaggaacaggacTTTCAGCCCATCTGATCGTGACAACAACCCAAATTAAACCCACCTGCCTGCAGGTGGCCCATATTTTTCAGTTTCCTATCCCCCACTGGCTCAGCCATCTCTCTAACAGCCTGTTAAACGTTGTCATATCTGTTTCTACTGGCTACTGGCTGCCACTATGTGTGAAATAAACCCTTGATTtcaacatctcctttaaacttttcccatctcaccttaaaacAGTATTTAACATACCCACCCTGGGAAGGACATTCCATCTACCCTGACAGGGCCTCTGATGATTTTGTAAACCTGTATGATCtttcctcagcctctgccgctccagagaaaacagcccaagtttgtccaacctctcgttatagcgtACACCTctgagccaggcagcatcctggtaaacctctctgTCCCCTCTCCATCGCCTTCACATCCTGCCTGTTACGGGGGGATCAGAACTCCAGAGTGGGTTGCATTCCATAATTTGCAGGCAGATAATGGATTCACAAATTGCAAGTCTAAAATGTGATCAAACCCAGGTTCAGGACACCGGCTGATTTCTCTGATCAGTTGGGCACTGGAGCAtgtggcagaacagagggatctgggaatagaccataagacataggagcagaattaggccattcggcccatcgagtttgctccgccatttcatcatggctgatccatttccctctcagccccaatctcctgcctttttcccataacccttcgtgccctggataatcaagaatctatcaacctctgccttaaatataccaaatgacttggtctccacagctgtctgtagcaacgaattccatagattcaaccactttttggctaaagaaatccctcttcatctcagttctaaattgaCATCTCTGTGTTGTGAGACTGTGCCCtgttggtcctagacttcccccactatagaaaatatcctctccatatccgctGTAACTAAGCTTTCAACATACAATAGGTTATATTGAGATCACccccactcttctaaattccaatgagtacaggcccagagccatcaaacactcctgatatgataaccctttcattcccagaattattttcatgaaccctctgaatcccgcatgggaggttagttaggaaaattcagtcgctaggtatacatggagaggtggtaaattggattagacattggctcagtggaagaagccagagagtggtggtagagaattgcttctctgagtggaggcctgtgactagtggtgtaccacagggatcagtgctgagtccattgttatttgtcatctatatcaatgataatgtggtaaattggatcagcaagtttgctgatgatacaaagattggaggtgtagtagacagtgaggaaggttttcagagcctgcagagggacttggaccagttggaaaaatgggctgaaaaatggcagatgcagtttaatacagacaagtgtgaggtattgcacgttggaaggacaaaccaatgtagaacatacagggttaatggtaaggcactgaggagtgcagtggaacagagggatctgggaatacagatacaaaattccctaaaagtgtcgtcacaggtagatagggtcataaagagatcttttggtacattggcctttattaatcaaagtattgagcataagagctggaatgttatgatgaggttgtataaggcattggtgaggccgaatctggagtattgtgttcagttttggtcaccaaattacaggaaggatataaataaggttgaaagagtgcagagaaggtttacaaggatgttgccgggacttgagaaactcacttagagaaaggttgaataggttgggactttattccctggagcatagaagaatgaggggagatttgatagaggtatataaaattatgatgggtatagatagagtgaatgcaagcaggctttttccactgaggcaaggggagaaaaaaaccagaggacatgggtttagggtgaggggggaaaagtttaaagggaacattagtgggggcttcttcacacagagagtggtgggagtatggaatgagctgccagacgaggtggtaaatgcgggttcttttttaacatttaagaataaattggacagatacatggatgggaggtgtatggagggatatggtccgtgtgcaggtcagtgggactaggcagaaaatggttcggcacagccaagaagggccaaaaggcctgtttctgtgctgtagtttctatggaatCCTCTGCAgtaccagcacattctttcttaaataaggggcccaaagctgttcacaatactccacgtggtGCCGCACCAGTGttttatacaacctcaacattacatccttgcttttgtactctagtcctcttgaaatgaatgctgacattgcatttgcaatcctcaccactgactcaacctgcaaattaacctttcgagAATCGtccacaaggacttccaagtccccttgcacctcagatttttgaattttctcccctcttaggaaatagtcaacactttcatttcttctgcaaaAGTACACTTcccaactccatctgccacttttgccCATTCTGCAAATCtgagttcttctgtagcctccctgcttcctcagcactacctgccctccacctttctttgtaccatccacaaacttggccataaagctatcaattccgtcatccaaatcattgacatataacataaaaagaagccttgtggaacacaactagtcatcagcagccaaccagaaaaggctccctttattcccattctgccTCCAGCCAATCAGCTACTATTTATCCATcttagtatttttcctgtaataccgtgggctgtTAACATGttaagcagtttcatgtgtggcaccttgccaaaggccttctgaaaatccaagtatacgctATCAACTGATTCTCTCTTGTCTAtccttgttacttcttcaaagaatttcaacagatttgtcggacaaaattttctcttaaggaaaacatgctgactttgttaaGGATTAGATTTAGGGTATTTGGAAGCACGTGATAAAATGGGAcagtcgactccaacatcttcccaaccactgaggtccgactaactggtctataatttcctttcttctgcctttctcccttcttgtagagtgatatttgcaatttttcattcctccagaaccatgtcagaatctagtgattcttgaaagatcattactaatgcttccacaatctcttgagctacctctttcagaaccctggggtgttgtCCATCTGATCCAGTTGATTTATGTACCTTCTGACCTTtgtttcccaagcatcttctcccttgtaatcgCAACTGCACTCattctgtcccctgacacacTCGAATTTCCAGCAGGCTGCTAGTGTCTtcagcagtgaagactgatgcaaaatacttgttcagttcatctgctatttccttgtcccccattactacctctccagcagtccaatatctgttCTCTCCTGTTTTAATGTATCTGAAAACATTTTGGTAacctctttaatgttattggctagctcaccttatttaatcttt encodes:
- the rilpl1 gene encoding LOW QUALITY PROTEIN: RILP-like protein 1 (The sequence of the model RefSeq protein was modified relative to this genomic sequence to represent the inferred CDS: inserted 1 base in 1 codon), producing MEAASALDKAPAELSVTDVYDIAALVGXEFERIIDAFGCDAIAKLLPKVVRVLEMLEELVSRNRSNPELEELRLELGRLRLERSERIEKERKHQQELVLVEDVWRGEAQDLLSQIAQLQEENKQLMKNLSHKDTHFTDEDILKQEAGMSERERLVMKKLKEVVDKQRDEIRAKDRELTLKNEDVEALQLQQNRLMRINHELRHKMSVIDAQGKGLIEQKVELETTLQTKEQEMGNMRVEIGKLRERCRGQPTHNGEQGGQNTEILGEEDMQSDKTPTDLNDPNRPRFTLQELRDVLHERNELKAKLFLLQEEMAFYRSEEQEENTGSSNSAPTPSPPPQPRAATHPESGIRRLFNLFSRDKRTENRLRQAGTWGISEQEGILTEQGQEALQHL